Within Bacillus sp. FJAT-45350, the genomic segment ATTTTAACCGATTATAAAGGAAGAATTGTATTAAAGGCAAAGAGGTTAAATGCTAAAAAAGACTCGATCCAAATCTTTGGTATGGATAAAGAAAAAAAACTTCAACCAATTAAACTAGATAAAAACGGTCAAGTATATGTAGTAACAAAAAAACTAAATTCTTTAAAAGATGGAGTCTTATCTTATGGTCTTGATAAGAAAAAAAAGGTACATCCTATTTTAACAGATAAAAATGGAAGAATTGCATTAAAGGCCAAAAGATTAAATGCCCAAAAAGACTCTATTCAAATTTTTGGAAAGGATGAACAAAATAAGCATAAAGCTATTCTTACGGATAAACAAGGGCGGGTACAAGTTCAAACAACAAAGTTTGTCTCTATTAAAAAGACAATAATAACAAAAAAGTGTTGGTGTGGCGCTTCCTCATTCGATGTATCCTTATATAAAGTATACTCTTTTGCTATTATCAATTTAACAGATAACCCAGCTGAAGTGATATTACAGATTAGTCCAAATAATGAAGATTTCTTTATTGATTTACCTACAAGAGCTATTCCGGGAGGCGAGACGATTGTCTTAGTACCGAAGCGGTTTTTACAATTTGCTCAACTCGTATTTCGTACAAAGGATAAATGTAAGGATACAAAACTGCAAGTATTCTTGCAGGCTCAATATTAAATTATGATAAAGAGGCTTTCTCATAAATTAAACTTTTGAGAGAACCTCTTTTTTGTTTGATTTAATTAATTCCCCAAAATGTTCTATTAAACTCTAGAATACTTTAAATATATAGCTAAATGCGTTTGCTTCCCTTTAAAATGAAGGCGAGTAGTGGTAGATTGAGATGGTTTTGTTTAAATTTAAAATGGTTTAATAAATAATTTTTTGATAGAGGCGCGCACAATCAAAGGTGCATGCCTTTTCATACTTATATAAAGAAGGGAGGTGGAAAAATTGAATAAATTGAAATCAAGAAAATTTTGGATGGCTATCGTTTCAGGTGGACT encodes:
- a CDS encoding DUF6385 domain-containing protein, with amino-acid sequence MEGEDTNFKWKGKKKTCSKLMVSNHLKTSISSNLNNTRYVEGENQPLYWARSKVKLNPEEDGVLSFGMDEEKKLHPIKLDKNGQIFVLTRDLNSLNDGVLSYGQDKNKAVRPILTDYKGRIVLKAKRLNAKKDSIQIFGMDKEKKLQPIKLDKNGQVYVVTKKLNSLKDGVLSYGLDKKKKVHPILTDKNGRIALKAKRLNAQKDSIQIFGKDEQNKHKAILTDKQGRVQVQTTKFVSIKKTIITKKCWCGASSFDVSLYKVYSFAIINLTDNPAEVILQISPNNEDFFIDLPTRAIPGGETIVLVPKRFLQFAQLVFRTKDKCKDTKLQVFLQAQY